The DNA sequence ATTATTGGTTATAATAATCATTGCCACCTTGGATCTCACCCTCACAGCAATTTAGGTCATCTTACTATCCAAATAGTATAACATAATTTCTCGTGGAAATAGACATCAAGCTTGACTTTGATGATCAACTTTCTCACCAACTGTTATTTAACCAATAATATATAGAACTCAGATTTGAGTCTCATGAATGATATTGTTTATCATTCAATTAACCCCTTTAGTTAATTGTTAACCTACAATTTAGAAATTTTATCTCCTCAATATGGACACCTCCCCAAGGAGATGTAGACATTTTTTACTCTCTGATGAGGTCAACCATTCCTTTCCATGTTCAGCACCAATTATCTTAAGCCATACTATTGTTTTCTTTAGTAACTCTCAATTGTCATCTCAGTGCGAGCCTAAAATTCTAAGCACACGAATTTCCTCTACAATTATATGCACCTAACCAGCTTTTCAAGAAAACTTCATCAAACCAACTCAAATTTATCAAATCCATTTGCCACATTCAAAAAGATGTTTTTCCAATAGGATTATCTGTATGTCCTTAAAAATAATCAAGCATTCTGTACAGTGTCATCTAGTGCGTTGTGTTATTATAACAATCAGCTTTTATCCCAATTATCAACATTGCATTTCCTTCTTACCTATTGGATCCTATAAGAGCCACATGTAATATAGCCaccaacttttcaaaagactgtCACAATGTTCCCAACCATATCAATTTTAGGCCTTCCCTTATGGTACAAGCATAGGTCACTCCTTATATGGCACCCTCAAAACTTCACCATCAATATTCATACCATCATTATCAATGCCCTGCCACTACGGTTGGTGCAACTCTATGCTTCCTAAAATGTATTCATCTCTAACCTTATTTTTGCAGACATTAGTATTCTCATTTCCGTCATGCTACTTAATGTGCTTGGATCTTCTTACAATCGAAGACTCTAATTCATACAACATTTGAATCTAACTCATAAAGTGGTCGCACAATTCTCCAAAACTGCCTACAACTTTCatttccttttcaaattctagttGATATTTGTTTGTCTAATGTCGGTGTTTCTCTATtgaaaatttttgattatcatactTGGTTTCTCTTGCAATTAATTACAATTGGGCCTTCATTTCAAGTTACATTTCCATAAAGTTGTACTAATTTTAGACCCTTGTCATACATAGCTCTCATTTCCCACATTCAagaccagcaaaatcagcagcTGAACTCACTTAGGACATGGAAATATGCAAAATAACATGAATGTATTATTTGCAGCCATGAGGCAAACAAGCAATTGAAGAATGTAAAGGTTGCATAGTTTTAGTTTATTTACCAGCTTAATAAATGTAAGAGCGAATGCAAGAAAAATTCAGAATGACTGAGTAACTATCATTGTATGaatatataaaaacaagagtGATACACCATGGTGCACCAACTATTATGAGAATTAACATAGTCATAGTATGAAGATATAAGAATGTATTGAAGCAAAGACTAAGACAAGTAAAAGTAATCTATGGGAACCAACTTGGCTGCATGCCAGGTAGTCAAAATCGAGAATCTTGAACTACCTACTTAATTAGAGTTTCCATAGTAAGGATGGCCTTAAATTTGCTATACCATGATAATTCAGATTCCAAAGATGAATAATAACCTCATGGCCCAGCATATACAAGATCAATATGGAACTGCATGAGCCTGTATTCTATAAATTATACATGAACTTCCCCTACTAATTTTATATATGAAGATACAATATAGACATTTGTACGTAGAGTATAGAAGGTAAAGGAAGAAGCTTAGTGAAATTTATCCCGCAACCAGATCTTCTAAAGAATATTATTGCATAACAGCAGCACCTTCGGtggaaaatcatgaattgtaaGCACCGAATCGTCCTCCATGGTTGTGAATAAAAACAGATTCAGTTTTACAAGTCAGATTACAAACTGCAACCATACTTGTGATCTGTGACTAAAATCTATCTAGTTGGAAAAGGTTTTTCTGCCCTCTTGAAATAGTATTCTCTTCTACTAAGTTGATCAGAACGGCTTCTATCTAGTTGAAAGGCATTTTCACCTTCAAAAATTTCAAGATGCATTAGATCCATCCGAAATACTCCACAATGATGGTCAGCCAACAAGGACATATCTACAAAGTAGATCAGACAAAGAAACTAAAAAGATCCAAAATTGAGAAGGAGATGACAAAATAAAAAGCAAATCTCAGCGACCATAAGCAGATAGAAATCAACTGATACGCCTTTATCTCAACTTCATCCAACCAAGCCCAGTCATTCCCACTAGGAAACCCTTTCTCCAGGAATCCACAAATAATTGGTTTCACAAGCTACCAAAATAAGCCGCATTCAGCTCCAAAGCCACTCATCAAGCAAAATCACCATAATCGACAGCTGAGAACCCTAGATCTAGCCAGAACGACCCTAGAATAAAAAGAAGCCATAAAATTACCCCCATTTTTCCCAAAATGCCCGCAGAAAGCGAAACCCACCACAACCAAAACGCTGCAACCACATATAAACCACCATCAACCAAAGATCCTCAGCtcaaaacaccaaaaaaaaaaacaagaaccgAAAAATCGATATtcaaaaggaggagaagaaagcagACCCTTTCCGTGGGGCGAAATCTGGTCTCCGCCGAGCCAATGGCCGTGGCCGCGGCGCTGATCGAAGCCCCACTGACTCTAGTGCTGCCTCCTCCACCATTTCCAGCCATTCTCCTCTAAATCTCTTCACATTCTCCGGCCCGCGAGACCGAGATCGCCCCCAAATTCCGCCGGATCTTTAGAATCAAGAGAATCACAAGCTCAAGCTCAGCCTAGAGAACCGAACTTGGAGATCCAGAAGCCAAGTATAAGCTATTTAAGTGCTCGAGAGAATGCTACAGGGAGCGAGTATTAGTGGGATGGAGCTCGGAACTCGAGAGCCTCGAGAGCCCGCGATGCTCGGTTGTGTGTTCTCACTAGAGATGCGGTGGCCTCCGCTTTgttacctctctctctctctctgcttttctttttcttctatcttcctctttcttctttttattttcttcttcttctttactcTTTGCCCTGGGTTGGTttgttttctctctctatttcttcGTTGCTTGTTGTGGTAAAAAGTAGGGGAGCTTAGGCTTGGAGGGAGGCTCGGGAGAAGACGAGGCTGGTTGGCTCGGGAAGCACGGAGTACGAACAAAATCTCGAGGATCCCCAAGATGCCCCTCTCTCCCATTTTAATAATTGTGTGCTGTGTCTCATCtattcttcttcactctcaagCAAGCAAGCACGCAAGCAAGCAGGGCGCGTCACGGAGCCCCGCATGGGTCAAGTCCGCGTGGGGTCCGATCAGGTCTGGCTTAAATTAATTTCAGACCTGAAATCCGTGAGCGTGCTTGATTCGTTTCtcatttgagaaaaaaataaatcaagtatCAAAATTAGAGTCTTTTGTAAGCAAATATTTTCTCGATCTATTGAAACTTTGAATTATCGATTCGTTAGAGCTTTTGTTATTTTCTGGATCTCGAGGTTTTAGCAAGTAGTGTGCTTCAGAAGCAATTGGACGGGAGGTTTTTATTGGTAGGAAGGGGGAGAAGTTGGAGCTGGCAGGAGCTACGTATATGATTCTCGATGTTAATTAAATCAAGAAggatttgaattttaatttttgagttTTGTTCCAATAATGAAATTTCTACATTTAATTTTGGCTTGGAATTTATCCAAAAGTAGAAAACTGTTTGTGCCGTCAGGATGCTATCAAAGTGACTTAAATGCTACGTTATTTATATATCACGAACAAAAATGATAACTAGAGTAGCTAGATGGTAACATTCGCTTCAATCAATCTTTTTAATGAGTAAGATTTACTATATTGTACCATACCAGTATGGTATCAATATCGAACCGGTATATTGTACAATACTATATCGATACTCGATATGCCTAGCTACACTATACTAAATCGCATGCTGATATTATAATAGAATAGTACTAGTATAGGATCTAGTATTGAGATGACGAATCTTGCTTATGAAAATTGATATATCTTTAAAACGGCTACAACCGATGTGGCAGACCGACCAATGAGAGCTCGCTATGAAGCCTTTAAATAATAGATAAAAATCCACCATGTAGCCGACCCAGAGACGTGCAGAGAATCCTCAAAttttaagctttttttttttgctaaaacgggCAATTCATACGACTcaggtacgaatacacccagcaGAATTAAATTTCAAGCTCTTCCCCCAATCAGAGACAACTTAGCCATGATCATAACCGCGTGACAAACGAATAAGATGCGCGAGCAAAACGCCCAGACGCAATACTCATGACGCATGATCTATTACAAAAAAATGGCCGATTTGTGCTCCCAATTTTCTCGATGACAACCGCCAACCCTCAATTATATAAACCACTCTCAGAGGATTCTCTAAGTTTTATTGAGTCCTTGGAGCGCTCTTACATCCATTCCCTTACACTGCCACTCTTAAAACACTTCTACGATTTTGTGAAAATTGAGCCTAATTTAAGCATCGGAGGATTCCTCATCGGATACTCTTCGGTAAGAGGACTTTCTTTGTCTGTAATATTTTAGGTTGGAGCTATCATTCGAGTGCCCTCGCTTCCTCAAAGACATGCAACGATTGTTACGCTAACCCCTTCGTTTTAGATAACAAATCCACCAACCTCTCCAGCCACCTTGTTAGCTCAGCGCCTAGGTCGAATTATGTCTCAACATTCTAAAGTTTAATTAAAGTCATCTACTCTGATTAACATATTCAAAGTGAAATCAAAGAAAGAAGATATAGAAAAACTTATTTCGAGCCCTTTTCAcaatgctatttttttttagtagtttaatttcttttttcctaaaaaatgaaaaacaccGGGACTTCTCTCATTACTCATCATTGATAGCATGTAAATCATGGGGTCAATTAATTATGATACTTGATTCAGCTTAGAATTACTCTAATGGATAGAGAGGTAATAAGCAATGTTACTAGCAATTGTTGATGGCGAATTAAAAGCTTCTCATCATTAAATAAAAAGGACATATTCCAAAACTAGGGTATTCCCTTATTCCTTTTCGAGATTGGAGTAGGTAATGGTTTCAAATGTTAATGATGCACACCAACCCCCATCATAAGACTCTCAGGCGACCTTCAGACCCACAACTAGCGAGAGAATATTAAATAACACTTAACTTGCAAGCCTCCAAAATACTCAACATTTTTTAAATTAGGTCAAAGTGCAATGAAAAATGAATTTTAGCATATATCAGCCCAAAAGATGCCTTCATCCTGATTGGTACAAATTGAATTTCAAACTCATTTAAACACTTTCATCAATCTGACATCGAACAATCTTTGCAGCACCACTTAAATCACCTCAATCAAAGCTTGGATGAGGAAGTTGTAGTCGAACTACTGAAGCAGTGTTAGTGCAATCCAAGACCAAAAATCTACCAGCAAGGTTTATGGCATCATTTATTGAATGACAATACTCATAGATCTATTTTGGATGGCAGAAACCATACCATCTGATCCAAAGTGAGTTTCGAACATTGATCATCTCAATTTGAGTTCAAGTCAAACTAGATGGTATATGACGGCAGTTAGTGTATTAGGTTTGAATTAGACTGACATGGGAATTCCATTGTAGTTTAAAATGAGAAGACTGATGGTGGACTAAGGTTTTGACCTGGGAAACCTAACATCCAGTCCTCTCTTGGACTATTCCAACGTTGGATCGTCCCAGGGTTCCCATGCGTGAGCTGGATAAAAGATCGTATGAACAGTCAAGGGATTAGCTTTGATTATTGAAGTTATTTTCTGTATTTTGGCTTCATTTTCCTTTCTCAAACCTTTCATTGAACTCCGCTCTACATCCCAGCTTTCTTTCTGATCACCAATGTTTTCCCTGCCTGTACGCTTACCATGGCATGTCTTATGGAATATACCGCATCATACCAGATCGGTACTGGCACATAGTACAAAGAGCATACCAATATATGGTGTAGAGGACGTTATGATATTCGGTACGCCGAGCAAATTTCATACCGGAGATACCAATATAATAATAGGATGGCACCATCACAAAGCCCGATATCGAGATAACGTATCTTGATGTATGCATTATCATCTAATAGGAATATGATTCTGTAATTTAAAAtaacaaatataaaagaaatcgAAGATTCTGTTCTTTAAGTAGGCCACCTTTAGAGGAGCTAAGCAACAGATAATTGTTCTCGGAGGCCACTCCAAGAATTAAGTTCTGTGGGTCTATCTATTGTTGGGTGCAGCTTGCACGAAATCAAGGAATATTTCCGTTTGCTGATGTAGAgcctttcttttactttttctttttaaattatttttgcttGCTAGAGACAATTCTCTTTGCAGAGCAACGTGAATGGTGAGGTCCAGAGCTGAAGTGTCTCGGTTCTACTTTTAATCTCATTGACAACTCATTTACATTTACCATGGTGCAAGTCCTCAAAAACGCTGCAACAGAAAAAAGTAGGCATCAATTACGTTACCTTTTTCCCTTGAAAATTTCATTGGCACTCTAGGAttgatctgaaatcattaaacgCGTTTCAATCTCTATATTAGAGAGACTTTTCTGTTGAACCGGAGTTATGCCTGCATTGCTTGTAACATCGTAATCCAACTCCAAAACCTTAGACGTCCAAACCTTGTCAGCCACTCAACGTTGTAGATTTTATAGTACTACTGAATCAAATTCTCGAAGTGCCTATTTGTTCCGTCTCTACATCTCTTTCTTTCAGCTgtttttattgtcattgttcacaTCTCATCTAACGAAATCACTCTAGTCCACAATGAAGCGATCTCATGGGGAAAATATCTTTCTGCAGTAGCGTTTTGCCTCCATGCTCCTTTCCATATGTTTGTATAAATGACTCCACTTGCATCGAACATTGCTTCGATCCCGGTTCAGCAAAGTCCTCGCGTACTGCTAAAGTAATATGTGAGGGAAAATTGGAAATTAAGAgaataaaaatatagaaaataaaaaactaatgATCTCAAATAAAAGTATCGATTCTTTCAAATTCCCATGTTCCAATTCTCAGCTCACattctctgtttttctttcatttttcctaGTGATGAAACTCTGTTTCTCTCTATCAGGATGGttgctttctttccttctttttgtgTGTTAATTGTTGCTGCTAAAGCTTGGTTTGATGAAAGAGAGAGCGCTCATCGATCTACTATGGTGAAAGATGAAGTgctaatttataaataaaaagaagtgCAAAAGAGATTGCCAGCTGATCGGGTAGTCATCTATGTGGCCAGTCATGCTAGAAGCACTTTGTGGGCCGGAAAAACGGAGTTGTCTGGGGCActtcataattttttattttctaattactGCAAGCTATATATGCATCAGAAACTGAATCCTTACCGTTGGTGTCTTGcggccagagagagagagagagaggaggtggCCGCGAGAAAAACCTAGGCCCAGGGCGAGCGGCTGAGGGGAGAGGTGGACCAGAATTCTGGTCCTTAGTTGACCCGGTCATCATCCTCTTTACGGCCGAAGTGCAGTTCCGTCAAGCAGGACAGGCCATCAGTTCGCCATCAAACACCGCAGAGGCCGCGTTTCTGGGACTCAAAATCACctattcttctctctctcccccttctcccgttCCCGAGTTCCCTCCCGGGATCGGAAAGGCACCGAGAGAGAACCCCATTGCATAGCCCATCCctctaaaaattcaattcaaacCCAAAAGAGTAAGGgaaaaaaatatagagaaaACTAGGCCATGATTCGCTATAAAATGGAGTTATTCCTCCCGGTCATCTTCCTCCTCGCCTTCGTCTTGTCGGTGAGCGGAGGCCCGTCGGCGCAGTTCACGCCGACCGACAACATCCTCATCGACTGCGGCGCCACCTCCCCTGTCACCATGCCCGATGGCCGCACCTTCAAGACCGACCCCCAGGCCAATTCCTACCTCTCGGCGAAAGACGAGATCCGAGTGTCGGTCGCCGACGCCACCACCGACGTCCCCTCGCCGCTCTACCTCTCCGCCCGGATCTTCCACCAGGAAGCCATTTACAACTTCCGCCTCAACCGCCCCGGCTGGCATTGGATCCGCCTCCATTTCTACCCCGTGAACAACACCGACTTCGACCTCACCAAGGCCTCCTTCGGCGTCCAGACCGACGTCAACGTTCTCCTCCACAACTTCTGCGTCGACAACCCGAACCAGTGGGTCCTCAAGGAGTTCCTCATCAACGCCACCGAGGATGATCACGTCAAGCTCAAATTCCAGCCGCTCACCGACAAGGTCGCCTTCATCAACGGAATCGAGGTCGTCTCCGCCCCCGACATTCTCATCTCCGACACTGGCTCCACGCTCGTCCCCGTCGGCCAGACCGACGGCCTCTCGAGGCATGCCTATCAGACCGTCTACCGGCTCAACGTGGGCGGGCCCGAGCTCGCCTCCGCCAATGACACCCTCGGCCGCCGATGGGAGCGGGATGCCCCGTATCTGACGTCAAATGCCACCGCCGCCAATGCGTCGGTGTCCCCCAGCGTCGTTAAGTTTCCTGACGGAACCTCGCCGTTGATCGCCCCCAGCTTGATCTACGCCACCGCTGCGAAGATGGCAGACGCAAAAACCGGGAGCCAGAACTTCAACGTCTCATGGCGTCTCGACGTGGACTTGGATTTCAGCTACCTCGTCCGGCTGCACTTCTGCGACATCATCAGCAAATCGCTCAACGACCTCTACTTCAACGTCTACATTAATGGGAAGATGGCAATTTCCGGGCTTGACTTGTCTACCCTCACTGGAGACCTCGCAGCGGCTTACTACAAAGACTTCTCCATCAACTCCGGCGATGACCAGATCACCTTGCAGATTGGCCCGTTGAACCAGGACACCGGCAGTATCGATGCATTGCTGAATGGCGTGGAGGTTCTGAAGATGAACAATTCGGTCGGGAGCTTGGATGGTGCGTTCGGAGTAGACGGCAAGAAGGCCGACGACAGCAGCTCAAGCCGCAAGGTGGTCGCCGCTGTTGGATTCGCCATGATGTTCGGGGCCTTCGCCGGGCTCGGCGCCATGGTTGTTAAGTGGTACAAGAGGCCGCAGGACTGGGAGAGGAGAAATAGCTTCTCTTCATGGCTCCTTCCCATCCACACCGGCAATTCTAGCTTCATGACCAGCAAGGGATCCGGCTTCGGCTCCCACAAGAGCGGCTTC is a window from the Phoenix dactylifera cultivar Barhee BC4 unplaced genomic scaffold, palm_55x_up_171113_PBpolish2nd_filt_p 000046F, whole genome shotgun sequence genome containing:
- the LOC103711963 gene encoding probable receptor-like protein kinase At2g21480, which codes for MIRYKMELFLPVIFLLAFVLSVSGGPSAQFTPTDNILIDCGATSPVTMPDGRTFKTDPQANSYLSAKDEIRVSVADATTDVPSPLYLSARIFHQEAIYNFRLNRPGWHWIRLHFYPVNNTDFDLTKASFGVQTDVNVLLHNFCVDNPNQWVLKEFLINATEDDHVKLKFQPLTDKVAFINGIEVVSAPDILISDTGSTLVPVGQTDGLSRHAYQTVYRLNVGGPELASANDTLGRRWERDAPYLTSNATAANASVSPSVVKFPDGTSPLIAPSLIYATAAKMADAKTGSQNFNVSWRLDVDLDFSYLVRLHFCDIISKSLNDLYFNVYINGKMAISGLDLSTLTGDLAAAYYKDFSINSGDDQITLQIGPLNQDTGSIDALLNGVEVLKMNNSVGSLDGAFGVDGKKADDSSSSRKVVAAVGFAMMFGAFAGLGAMVVKWYKRPQDWERRNSFSSWLLPIHTGNSSFMTSKGSGFGSHKSGFTFSSTMGLGRYMSFAELQAATKNFDPNTIIGVGGFGNVYLGELDDGTKVAVKRANAESEQGITEFQTEIQMLSKLRHRHLVSLIGYCDENSEMILVYEYIKHGPLRDHIYGKDLPPLSWRQRLEICIGAARGLHYLHTGTAQGIIHRDVKTTNILLDENFIAKVSDFGLSKDAPGMNQTHVSTAVKGSFGYLDPEYFRCQQLTEKSDVYSFGVVLLEVLCARPAINPALPREQVNLAEWAMQWKRKGLIEKIIDPYLAGTINNDSLNKFVEAAEKCLAEHGVDRPSMGDVLWNLEYALQLQDANPPTPPAPKKGDGSVSARSSSSSEGDSPRAVAEEAAEIRAISRDAVENSSTAVANELFAQLAGMQGR